TGAGCCCAGCCCGGGCACGGTTCGGCGGCTCGTGCGGCGATCAGGGCTGGCGACCACGGCCGGCGGCGTAGACTTGGCCCGCGTTTCGGTTGATCCGCGGCCGGTGCGGCCCGTGCGACGGTGACCTCGGCGGCGGAGGTGCGCTGATGGCGGCGGCAGAGGTTGCCCGGCTCGTCAGTGCAGACCGGGGCGGACCGCTGTGCCGATCTTTCCGGCCCGTGGTGCGTACCGAAAAGTTTTGGGCTTCTCCGGTTGCCAGCGGGCTCCGTGGCGCATAGGGAAGGTATGAACACGCAGGATCAGGCCACGAGCACGATGATTGAGCAGCCGGACAGTACTTCCCAGCCGATGACCGCGGCTGAGGCGTTGGAGTTCCTGACGCCTGACCTACAGGAGTTCCTGGTCGACCTGCACGGGTCACCGGAATCGATCGCGCAGGCGGCGGTGCAGCTGCTGCCGTTCGGATCACGCGCGGCGTTGCAGGCGACCGGCCTGGTGACGGCCGATGGCGCCAGATGTGGAACCGACACGGACACCAGCCTGCGGCTGACCGAGCTCGCCTTCGAGGCGATGGCTGTCGCGGCGGACCGGGCCGAGACCGAAGAACTCGATGAGTTGACCGCCAGGGCCGCGGCGATCATGGCCGAGCGGCACCCGAGGTGACCGCCACGGCTCCGGGAGGCCGTCGCAGGCTAGGGTGCCTGCTGCTGGTAGGCGGCGATGTAGGCACGGAGCCGGCGTAGCGCCTTGCCGACCCCCTCGTGACTGAGACCCAAGGCCTCGGCCGCGGTGCGGCTGCTCGCGCTGGCGCCGGTGCGCTGGATGTGATCCAGCAGATAGGTGGCGACCCGGACCGCTGTGGCGTCTCCGCGGTGATAGGCGTCTGCCATCGCCGCCTGGACGAGGTCCGCGGTGGCCGAGGCTTCCAGTCGCGCGGCGGTCTGGTCGTCGGTCAGACCCAGCAGGGCGGGATGGGTGTCGCCGACGGGGACGTTCCGGTGGATGCGCCGGATGGCCGTGCGCGCCTGGTTCGACGCGATGGCGAGCAGATAGCCGGCGGGACTGGCGGCCGGCGAGACCATTCCCCGGTGCACGCTTTCCACCAGCTGAGCGACCGCGTCGCCGGCGATTTCGTCGATGTCCGCGCCGCTCAACGCCTGACCGAACCGGCGGTACAGGTAGCCGCGCAATGCGGCGATGCCCCGTTGCAGCACCTCTCCCTTCAGTTGTCCGGGTTCGGTGGTCAGGGCACTCACCAGGTGCCGGATGGGGTCGGCGGTGGTCACCGGGTCGGGGCCGGACATGGCGGGCCTCCCTGCCCCTGCAGCAGGTGGTGAAAGCTGAGCAGTGCCTCATGCACGTCGTGCGGGGTCAGCGTCCGGCCACGTTCTCGCAAGCGGTGCAGGACCTGCTGGGCTGATGGGGCGCTACCGTTCGTCTCCGCCAGATCCAGATACTGGATCAGGATGAGGGTCTCGGTGACGCGCCGCTGACGCACCCAGGTGTCTATCCCGGCGCGGATCGCGGCCGCGTCGAAGCCACCGCCCAGGACGGTTTCCGCCAGCAGATCGTCGTACTCCTGTCCGCTGGCCCTGATCTCGCCGTGGTCCCTGAGCCAGGCCAGTGCGGCCCGGTGCGCATCGGCACGGAGACCGGCGACCACCAGGCCCTGCTCGTCACGCAGCGCGTACCGCCACCGGTTCACCACCTTGTTCACCACGGTGTGGATGATCAGAAAGTGCAGCCGGCCCGGGAGTCGCTGGCGCACATGCTGGCACAACTCCTCGATCACGAGTAAGACGTCAGCGCGGTCGTCATCAGCCGGCGGTATGCCGTGAGGCTCCTCATGACTCACTGATATCTCACGTTCGACGCCCGAGGCTTTAAGTGAATAAAACTCAATTAAAGTAGTTATGCGGCTTATGCTACGGGGGTCCCGCCTGCTGTCAGCCCCACATCCGGACCTCTGCGAGGAATCTCGTGAGCCTTGCCGTCGCGATCGGGGTGGCGGCGGTGTTCGCCGTCTTCGGGTTCCCGTTCACCTTCTACCAGTGCTGGTTCAGCTGGACCCGGGCCGGCGCACTCGGTGGCTTCCTGCTCTATCTGACGCTGGCCGGCGGCGGAGGTGGACTGCTCGGCTGGACCGCCGCATATCTGGCCGACGTGCCGCCCTTCTCCAACCCCGCTCTTGGCGGGTTGTTCTACGGCATCGCCGGCGCCTTCGCCGTCCGCGCGGACTTTCGCACCAGCACCACCACCAGCACCGGCCTCAGCAGCGCCGGCCGCGGCTCGCACGAACTCCGGACGGCCGCCTCGCTGCTGGGCAAGGGCATCGAATGGTCCACCGGGCTGCTCAACGCGGTGACTCGCCGCCAGGTCAAGAGCTGGCTGGCCGCCCTCACCGATGACCAGCTGCTGGGGTTCACCTATGACCTGGTCCACGAACTCCAGGAGAGTCCTGCCATCCCCGCCAACGGCCGGACCGCCATCGGCAAGAAGGCCGTGGACGCGATGGGGGCCCTCACCACTGCGGCAACACACGCCGAAGGGCGCTCTCAGCTCACCCACTTCTGCCTGCGCCAGGTGGTCGACCAGCACATCCCTAAACCCGGCAACCTGTAGCGCCGGGCTCCGGGACGTCAGCGGTTGTAGAACACTTCGCGCAACGTGCCGATGTCCGCGTCGGCCAGCTTGGTGAACTCGCCGGGCGGCGGCACCAGCAGCTGTGCCCGGTGCAGATCCACTGCCTGCCGCAGGGCGCCGAGCGCCTGAGCGAGCAGCTGTTCCTGCTGGTCGACCTGCTCGTTGAGCTTACGGATGCTGTCGATCATCGACTCGATCACCGCCTGGACGGTCGCGCCGGTGATCGAGAGGGTCTCCTCCTTCTTGTCCGGGACCGTGCCGAGGATGGCGCCCAGTGACTGGATGGTCTCCGCGGCGACGGCGGAGCCCGCGGGGAGAGTCTCAGGCGCGACGGCGACGACAACCACCGCGGCGATCGCGCCGACGACGGTCAGTGCGGTCTGCGTGCCTTTCTTGCGGTTCAGGCACCACTGGTCGAGCGAGTCGAGCACCTTGATGGTGGTCTCGCCGATGTTCCAGACATCGGTGAGCTGGCGGCGCCGCAGCTCCAGGTGGGCGTCCATCACTTCGGCGAGACTGGTCGCGAACTGGTGTTGCAGGTCGGCGGCGTCGGTCAGCGCGGCGCAGTACCCGGTGAACTTGTTGGCCGCGTCGCCGGTCCAGTACTTCATGTGCACGTTCGTGATGTGACCGACGAGCTGACTGACGGATTCGGCCTGCGCGTCACCGGCCAGGCTGTCGGCCGACAGTTGCCCGCCGGCTTTGCGGGTCAGTTTCAGGCTCGGGATCAGCGTGCCGGCAGTGCGGTAGAGCGGGCTGGTCAGCGACTCGTTGATGCTGTCCGGGTCGGGCACGGAGAACGCGGTGAAGTAGGTGGGAACGTCCGCGAGGGCCTGCCGCACGTACTCCTGCACGTTGCCGTTGTCCTCGGGGTTGCCCGAGCTCGGCGCGGAATAGTGCGGATTGCTGGTGGTCATGCCTGGCGTCTGCGACTTGGTGTAGTCGTCGATCGATCCCTGCTGGGCCTGGCTGTACGACTCGTCCTGCCACAGGACGACCTCGGCAGCTTTGTCGATCACCCGCTGGCCCAGGGCGTGCAGGTCGGCGAAGCTGCGGTACACGTATCCGTCGGCCATGGCCGTCTCCTCTCCTACCGCGTGAACCGGATCGCGGGCGGCTGCTCGACCGGAACATGTTCTCGGCCGGTGGTGCCGGGCGGTGTTCCGTCGACCCAGGACGCCTTGAGGATGGCCTTCCCGGACTCGGTGTCGGTCTGCTCGTACGCCTCCGCGATGTGGATCACCGTCTGCCCGGCGCTGAACAGGTTCTCGGCGCTGTGACCGAGTAGGTCCTGCAGGTCGTCGCGCAGGTTCTGCCACAGCGTGGTGATCTGACTCGGTGGCCCGCCCGCGGTGACTTCGAAGGCTGCCCGGTCGCTGTCGGCAGTCGCCGCGACCGCGTTGTTGACCCGGCCGTAGGTGATGCCGAGCGTCGGCAGGTCCATCCTGCCGATGATGTACAGGTCGTTGATGTCTGCGGTGAACTGGTCGGGCATGCTGATCTCCCCGTGTCGTGCGCGGTGGCAGCTCAGGCGGTGCAGGCGGCGGTCGCTACCGGATGGAGGGTGAGCGCCGGCCGGCCCTGCGCGATCGCCACCGTGATCTTGCCGCGGTCGGTGTTCTCGGGTACGGCGAGTTCGAAGGTGACCTGATCGTCGCGGATCTGCCCGGTCATCCCGTAGATGAGGGCTCCGCTCCTGTCGCGCAGGATCAGGCTGGCCGCGGGTGAGCACAGCGTGGCACCCGGCGGGTCGGTGACGATGCGCCCGGTCACGACGGAACGGCCATGACTGTCGGCAGCTCCCACTGTCACGTCAGTGACGCGAACCTCGCGGGGCCAGCCGTTGAACGCCTCTGCCGGTGCCGGAGTCGCGGCGACGAAGGTGGCCTCGACCTCGCTCACCTTGCTGCCCGCCTTGTCCAGGAAGAAGCTGCCGGCTCCGGCGAGTTCCTGGCCGGGCAGCAGAACCACCACGTCCGGAAGCTGTTCGTCACGGCCGGCGACGGGATCGCCCGACGGGTCGAGGACGCGCACCTTCACCGCGGCGTTGATGACAGCGTCCGGACAGTCGTTGCGGGTCATGACGGCGTACTGCACGGTCTGCCGGACGACGGAGAAGCCGGTTTCGGAGACAGTGGGCAGACACGCCGGCGCGCTGTGTGCCGGCCGCGCCGACGAACTCGCAGCGGGCGTCGGACCGTCTGCGGACGGCTCCTCGCCGGCGCTGTTCGTCACCGCGAACAGCACGCCGGCAGCGACCAGGACGACCGCGGCGGCCGCGATCCACCACCAACGACGACTGGGTGGGACGGTAGGCGAGGTCATCGGCGCTCCACAGGTCGGTTGTCGGCGCGACGCCAGGCGGGCAGGCCGGCCGACAGGTCGTAGTACTGATCGAGCAGCCGGGCCCGCGCGGACCGGTAGGCGCTGATGGTGGCCGTCGCCGCGGCCAGCGCCGCACCGATGAACTGCTGCTGGCTCAGTTGCCGCTGGGCGCCGGACCTGACGGTGACAGTCCACGACGCCAGCGCGCGGCTGTCGATCGAGATCCAGCCGTCCGGTGCGGCTCCGGTCACGGTCAGCTCGTCGGCCTCCTGTTCGAACCGTCGATCCGCCGGGTCGCGGTCGGGCTCGTGGCCGCCCAGATAGGCCGCTTCGACCTCGGTGTACTCCCGGTGATACCGGACCCAGGCGAGCGTCGCCAGACGACCCAGTTGGTGTCCCAGCGCGGATTCGTCGTAGCTGCCGTACGAACGTTGCCGGAACTCCAGGGACAGCTGAAGCCGTCCGCGCACTCCAGCGTGGAGGCGCCCGTCGGGTGAGGCGACGTCGACAGTGATCCGCTCGAGTCGCTCGGCTAGCTCTCCCACATGGATCGACCCCCGTAGATCGATGACTATCGTCCGGCAAGCTCGCCGGATAGTACACCGATCGTGACGTGTCGGGTTCAATGCGTGATCAACATGGGTGGCCGTGGGCGTTGCTCCGGCGCGGAATCGGCGTTACCCCGATCCGGTGACCCTGGCGGGATGTGCTCCGGGGGTGACACCGCGCTGATCGGGCGGGGTTCCGGGCGACGGACGACGCGCGGCGCGGCCCTCGAAGGAGAGCCGCGCCGGCGTCATGTGGCTATCTGATCGGCACGCCTACGGTGTAGATGTCCTGGTCGTTGGCGACCGAGGCGTTGGTCGCGCCGACACGGCACACGGCCGGGGGCGTGGTGGTGGTTCCGGTGCCGGGGCAGAGGAACAGATCGACCGGACGGGTGTCCGACCAGACCGGGTACGCGGTGTGGTTGGTGACCGCGACGGCCGCGTAGTCGCCGTAGAACGTACCGTTGAACTGCGTCGGCGGCGGCATGCTGGAGGTCGTGGCGCGGTCGTGCCGGAAGCCGGACGCGTTCCGGGACTGCGACACGGTGATGTCGGAGAAGCCGGTGTTGTTGTCCGAGCCGTACTGGCGGTCGTAGTAGCTGACCGCCAGCGCGCCGTTGGGCGTGTAGGCGGCGCCCTGGAAGAACTGGTCGCTGCGCGCCTGACCGCTGGCCGTGGTCACCACCGGCGCGGTGCGGGGCTCGGTGTTCGCGAAGCTCGCTCCGCCGTTGGTCGAGACCGACAGCACGATGTCGTTGTTGCAGGTCGTCTTGACGCCGGTGAACAGGTTGGTCCCGGCCGCCGAGAAGCCGGCCGGGGTGCACCCGGTCGTCTCGTTGGAATTGCGGTTGATGTACGAACCGTAGGTCACCACGACCCGGCTCGGGTGGGTGGGATCCACCGCGCCGATCGGGTAGTTGGTCGCCCGGAAGATCGAGTTGGCCGACGGGCCCTTCTCCGGGACGCAGGCGCGGCCGGGGTCGGCGCCGTTCTGGTAGGTCGCGCAATCGGGCAGGTCGTTGTAGTAGCCGACCCGCACCGGCGGCGAGAAGCTGGCCCCGCCGTCGGTGGACTTGGACAGCAGCATCTGGTTGCGGTTCTCCGGCGCGACGACCGCGTTGTTGAAGTTCGCGTACGTCACGTAGAGGGTGCCGTCCGGTGCGGTGAACGGCTGGGAGAACTGGTTCTCGTTACAGGTGCCCTGCGGCGTCGGCAGCCCGTACGTGTTGTCGCAGAGCGCGCTCGTGGAGCTGACCAGGACCGGCGCGCTGAAGCTCTCGCCGTAGTCGGCCGAGTGGGCCTCGTAGATGTAGCCGG
This window of the Actinoplanes oblitus genome carries:
- a CDS encoding RNA polymerase sigma factor, encoding MSGPDPVTTADPIRHLVSALTTEPGQLKGEVLQRGIAALRGYLYRRFGQALSGADIDEIAGDAVAQLVESVHRGMVSPAASPAGYLLAIASNQARTAIRRIHRNVPVGDTHPALLGLTDDQTAARLEASATADLVQAAMADAYHRGDATAVRVATYLLDHIQRTGASASSRTAAEALGLSHEGVGKALRRLRAYIAAYQQQAP
- a CDS encoding sialidase family protein, which encodes MRRTIAFLAAGSLVGLSLNVATGSTAAAAPFGYAQLNSIQKRLVSGLLTSELGGAQAAARQAAPAGTFRPATATCTDHFGADVKVNQNCLNITDPDLQGRAQAQNETWAAVDPNNANHVIASYNDYRRGDGTCGVSYSQNAGKTWADSTTPNGFTRGTAFGGARQYWQSGGDTSVAWDSRGNAYLSCQVFMRGLVASANPDQSSAFYVYRSTGTNGASFNFPGRPVAEHNDVVGAGDFLLDKQLLTVDNSRTSRFRDRVYVTWTTFAADGTGYIYEAHSADYGESFSAPVLVSSTSALCDNTYGLPTPQGTCNENQFSQPFTAPDGTLYVTYANFNNAVVAPENRNQMLLSKSTDGGASFSPPVRVGYYNDLPDCATYQNGADPGRACVPEKGPSANSIFRATNYPIGAVDPTHPSRVVVTYGSYINRNSNETTGCTPAGFSAAGTNLFTGVKTTCNNDIVLSVSTNGGASFANTEPRTAPVVTTASGQARSDQFFQGAAYTPNGALAVSYYDRQYGSDNNTGFSDITVSQSRNASGFRHDRATTSSMPPPTQFNGTFYGDYAAVAVTNHTAYPVWSDTRPVDLFLCPGTGTTTTPPAVCRVGATNASVANDQDIYTVGVPIR
- a CDS encoding magnesium transporter CorA family protein, giving the protein MADGYVYRSFADLHALGQRVIDKAAEVVLWQDESYSQAQQGSIDDYTKSQTPGMTTSNPHYSAPSSGNPEDNGNVQEYVRQALADVPTYFTAFSVPDPDSINESLTSPLYRTAGTLIPSLKLTRKAGGQLSADSLAGDAQAESVSQLVGHITNVHMKYWTGDAANKFTGYCAALTDAADLQHQFATSLAEVMDAHLELRRRQLTDVWNIGETTIKVLDSLDQWCLNRKKGTQTALTVVGAIAAVVVVAVAPETLPAGSAVAAETIQSLGAILGTVPDKKEETLSITGATVQAVIESMIDSIRKLNEQVDQQEQLLAQALGALRQAVDLHRAQLLVPPPGEFTKLADADIGTLREVFYNR